The Triticum dicoccoides isolate Atlit2015 ecotype Zavitan chromosome 6A, WEW_v2.0, whole genome shotgun sequence genome has a window encoding:
- the LOC119317101 gene encoding LRR receptor-like serine/threonine-protein kinase FLS2 has protein sequence MGGVCSRKRSQLVEEDDDSLQTPTRFSKTSSLKWLLLTLPRSSSDVSRKGPGKGPGRCPALMELCVAKVCKDISKYSTLAMLPSDLSQQIFDELVDSNCLTEESLETFRDCALHDICLGEYPGVKDAWMEVVASQRQSLLSVDISCSEVTDSGLNFLSDCSNMQSLSCNYCDNVSEHGLGVLSGFSYLTSLSFKRSGGVTAEGMRVFANLVNLVNLDLERCLKIHGGLVHVKGLRKLESLNMRYCNYITDSDIKYLSDLTNLKELQLSSCRITDLGISYLTGLSKLTHLNLESCPVTAACLEAISGLASLMLLNLNRCGIYDEGCGSFEDLKNLKVLNLGFNHITDACLVHLKGLTNLESLNLDSCKIGDEGLLHLKGLVLLKSLELSDTAIGSNGLQHLSGLRNLHSINLSFTLVTDTGMKKISMLNSLKSVNLDNRLITDVGLAALIGLTGLTHLDLFGARVTDHGTSFLRYFKNLESLEVCGGSITDAGVKNIKDLKALTLLNLSQNAKLTDKTLELISGLTALISLNVSNSRVSNSGLRHLKALQNLRSLTLDSCRVTANEMKKLRVTALPNLISVRPE, from the exons ATGGGTGGCGTCTGTTCAAGGAAGCGAAGCCaattggtggaggaggacgacgactctcTCCAGACACCGACGAGGTTCTCGAAGACCAGCAGCTTGAAATGGCTGCTGCTCACGCTGCCCCGCAGCAGCTCCGATGTCTCCCGCAAGGGACCAGGGAAGGGCCCTGGCCGGTGCCCGGCACTCATGGAGCTCTGTGTCGCCAAAGTCTGCAAG GATATCAGTAAGTATTCTACTCTTGCTATGCTGCCGAGTGATCTCAGCCAGCAGATTTTCGATGAACTGGTGGACTCGAACTGCCTCACGGAGGAATCACTTGAAACCTTTCGGGATTGTGCGCTGCAT GACATTTGTTTGGGGGAGTATCCTGGAGTTAAGGATGCCTGGATGGAAGTAGTGGCTTCACAAAGGCAGTCATTATTGTCCGTTGACATTTCTTGCTCTGAAGTTACTGACAGTGGCTTAAATTTTCTTAGTGATTGCTCAAACATGCAAAGCTTATCATGTAATTACTGTGACAATGTCTCAGAACATGGCCTTGGAGTTTTGTCAG GTTTCTCATACTTGACATCTTTAAGTTTCAAGAGAAGTGGCGGTGTTACTGCTGAAGGAATGAGAGTGTTTGCAAATTTAGTTAATTTGGTAAATCTTGACCTTGAGCGATGCCTGAAGATTCATGGTGGCCTGGTTCATGTGAAAG GCCTGAGAAAGCTGGAGTCACTTAATATGAGATATTGTAACTACATTACAGATTCAGATATCAAGTATTTATCAG ATCTCACAAATTTGAAGGAACTGCAATTGTCTTCTTGCAGAATTACAGATCTGGGTATTTCTTATCTTACAG GCTTGTCTAAGTTAACTCATCTTAACTTGGAGAGCTGTCCAGTGACCGCTGCATGCTTGGAAGCTATCTCAG GATTGGCTTCACTGATGTTGTTGAATTTGAATCGGTGTGGCATATATGATGAAGGCTGCGGAAGCTTTGAAG ATCTTAAAAACTTGAAGGTCTTAAATTTGGGCTTTAACCATATTACAGATGCATGTTTGGTGCATCTGAAAG GACTAACCAATTTGGAGTCCTTAAACCTGGATTCATGCAAGATCGGAGATGAAGGTCTACTACATCTGAAGG GCCTTGTGTTATTGAAAAGCTTGGAGCTTTCTGACACTGCAATTGGAAGCAACGGGCTCCAGCATCTTTCTG GTCTTCGGAATTTGCACAGCATAAATCTCTCATTTACATTGGTTACAGACACTGGCATGAAGAAGATCTCCATGTTGAATTCACTGAAGTCAGTTAATCTTGACAATCGCCTGATAACTGATGTTGGCTTAGCAGCACTCATAG GTCTTACTGGGTTGACTCATCTTGACCTTTTCGGAGCTCGGGTGACTGACCATGGGACAAGCTTCTTGAGAT ATTTCAAGAATCTCGAGTCCCTTGAGGTATGCGGTGGGTCAATCACTGATGCTGGAGTGAagaatatcaaggacctcaaagcTCTGACGCTCCTCAACCTTTCGCAAAATGCCAAGCTGACAGACAAAACCCTGGAGCTGATTTCTG GCTTGACCGCTTTGATCTCCTTGAATGTCTCCAACTCTCGGGTGTCCAACTCCGGTCTCCGTCACCTGAAGGCGCTGCAGAACCTGCGCTCGCTGACGCTGGATTCGTGCAGGGTGACAGCGAATGAGATGAAGAAGCTCAGGGTGACAGCGCTCCCCAATCTGATAAGTGTTCGGCCTGAGTAG